The segment GGCGGAGGGCTGCGACTACATCATCGGCGTCGACGGTGACACCACGCCCGAGCCGACCGCGATCAAGGACCTCGTCGACGAGATCATGAGCGACGACCGCATCGGCGGCATCTCCGCGATCTACAGCATCGACGACAGCGCCCTGCCGACCGCCATGGCCAAGTTCCTCACCGCCGGGCAGCGCGCCCAGTTCGCCGCCTTCAACATGCAGAACCTGTTGCGCGGCCGGAACATGGCCGTCCTCGGCGGGCAGTTCTCCATCTTCTCCACGCAGGCGCTGCGCGACGTCATGACGCTCACCCACCAGCGCGCGCCCTGGGTCAAGGACAGCGAGGTCGAGGACTCCCTGCTGTCGCTGCAGATCAAGAGCGCCGGCTACCTGACGAAGATCAGCGCCACCGCCCGCGCCCACGTGGGTGGCATGAACACGCTGCGCGCCCTCGACGCCCAGCAGGTGAAGTGGAACTTCGGCGCGATCGAGCTGATGTGGCCGGGCCAGCGCGGTGACACGAAGGGACAGCCCTTCCACCCCAACCTGCGGCTGCGCTGGTTCGAGCACCTCTCGATGGTGCTCAACATCATCACGCGCGCCATGTTCTTCTCCCTGCTGCTCGCCAGCCTGTCGATCGACGCCTTCGTGTTCAGCCCGTGGTGGCTGATCCCACCGGTCGTCGCGATCCTGCTCAACTACCGGGTCGCCCGCTCCATGCACTACGGCCACCGGCGGGACATCCTCTTCGCCGTGCTGCTGCTGCCCGCCGAGATCTACATGTGGATCCGGATCGGGCACTTCGTGCGCGCGTGGACGAAGTTCGCGAGCCGCAAG is part of the Aeromicrobium sp. Leaf245 genome and harbors:
- a CDS encoding glycosyltransferase; translated protein: MDRHPLAFDASPEALHRALGAAVEEVAGSIKPRATVACVVPSYNEAETIASVLDALLVQTRLPDVIHVVVNNTTDETVEIAGHYAGQHVLDRPEGTQLVEIFVHDIGENPDKKVGALNYGFFLAEGCDYIIGVDGDTTPEPTAIKDLVDEIMSDDRIGGISAIYSIDDSALPTAMAKFLTAGQRAQFAAFNMQNLLRGRNMAVLGGQFSIFSTQALRDVMTLTHQRAPWVKDSEVEDSLLSLQIKSAGYLTKISATARAHVGGMNTLRALDAQQVKWNFGAIELMWPGQRGDTKGQPFHPNLRLRWFEHLSMVLNIITRAMFFSLLLASLSIDAFVFSPWWLIPPVVAILLNYRVARSMHYGHRRDILFAVLLLPAEIYMWIRIGHFVRAWTKFASRKQTDNWAAQAKAERGSGNSYLYPFAIALLVFAAAAAAWMQLPIGLRSDVLAVGWPILGVITVSQTFWMGIKILRNYRGYTV